The Phycisphaeraceae bacterium genome has a window encoding:
- a CDS encoding ThuA domain-containing protein: protein MTMPRLLATLLLVVSQGFLGFTHTGVVHPPQEHLKDGEPFRVLVFSRTAGFRHDSIPDGVQAIRQLGEQHGFHVEHTEDSSHFTDENLKNYAVVVFLSTTGDVLNDEQERAFERFIQQGHGYVGIHAAADTEYDWPWYGQLVGAYFKGHPAIQPATIQVADPAHPSTRGLDRFWKRTDEWYTYRANPRGSVHVLMTLDERTYQGGGMGADHPIAWCHEFDGGRAWYTGLGHTRESYREREFLDHILGGIRWAAGVEPGDAGGSIPSHFEKVVLDANTTDPMELAVASDGRVVFVERGGVIKVWDPALKGTVQAGYIPVSTSLEDGLLGVTLDPSFDETGWIYVYYSPAGDEPVQHLSRLTLTRENTIVPDSERILLKVPTQREECCHSGGSLAFGPDGTLYISTGDNTNPFASDGYAPIDTRDGRHPWDAQKSSANANDLRGKILRIRPLPDGTYEIPDGNLFPKDGSQGRPEIYVMGCRNPFRISIDPRTGFLYWGDVGPDASAPRAQRGPAGHDEWNQARGPGNFGWPHFVGPNLAYHQYDFATNAVGEPFDPARPVNTSPFNTGPQELPPAVPAWIWYTYGESAEWPELGAGGRCAMAGPVYHYNPDRATEASLPASFDNTLFIYEWARNWIMAVHLDDSGNIVKMNRFMPDTPFIRPHELELGPDGCLYLIEWGTGFGGGNDDAVISRLEYCPGGLRPPRVEARALPASGQTPLTVAFTSKGSAARNEESILHFAWDFDGDGTIDATSPNPMHTYQTAGNYHARLKVTDAYGRSAITNIPVSVGNTAPRVDIVWPPNGGVFTFGDEIEYEIQVSDREDQAIDTSRLVVQPALGHDTHAHPFEQHRATTGRFQTLLDDGHGGDADLFQVLSAAYTDGGAPGVKPITSRDTVILQPRRKQAQFAGALHGATKDTSTDAQGGGQVVVFNAPGAAAVYEPVNFHRVNAMNLRVAATGGGGTLELRLGTRDGMMIAATTIASQDMMRLTRGPHPIRIEHFENEGGAGLILRIAGENMPKQVVPEDMFTHDETRQPGLRVDYYALEAVSALPDFTRLRPYRSEIAPYVDFPSTDGEFAGSGLSNRVGSVFTGFINIPADGAYQFFLESDDGSRLTINGETIITNDGIHAMVERSGAEKWIDVRVPIADPGGSHALWIIFRPARDGAAVKLNWIEFEGDGVRVR from the coding sequence ATGACCATGCCTCGACTGCTCGCCACCCTGCTTCTTGTGGTTTCGCAAGGTTTCCTCGGCTTCACGCACACCGGCGTCGTCCACCCTCCGCAGGAGCACCTGAAGGATGGCGAACCCTTCCGCGTGCTGGTGTTCTCCAGGACCGCCGGTTTTCGACACGATTCGATTCCCGACGGCGTGCAGGCCATCCGGCAGCTCGGCGAGCAGCATGGCTTCCACGTTGAACACACGGAGGATTCGTCGCACTTCACCGACGAGAACCTGAAGAACTACGCGGTCGTCGTCTTTCTCAGCACCACCGGCGACGTGTTGAACGACGAGCAGGAGCGGGCCTTCGAGCGGTTCATTCAGCAGGGACACGGCTACGTGGGCATTCACGCCGCCGCCGACACCGAGTATGACTGGCCGTGGTACGGGCAGCTGGTGGGCGCGTACTTCAAGGGTCACCCGGCGATTCAGCCCGCCACGATCCAGGTCGCCGACCCGGCGCATCCTTCCACGCGCGGACTCGATCGATTCTGGAAACGGACGGACGAGTGGTACACCTACCGCGCCAACCCGCGCGGCAGCGTCCACGTGCTGATGACGCTGGACGAGCGCACCTACCAGGGCGGCGGCATGGGCGCGGATCACCCCATTGCATGGTGTCACGAGTTCGACGGAGGCCGCGCCTGGTATACCGGGCTGGGCCACACCCGGGAATCCTACCGCGAGCGGGAGTTTCTCGATCACATCCTTGGCGGCATCCGCTGGGCGGCGGGCGTCGAGCCGGGCGACGCGGGCGGCTCCATCCCATCCCACTTCGAGAAAGTCGTCCTCGACGCCAATACCACCGACCCGATGGAACTGGCCGTGGCCAGCGACGGACGCGTGGTCTTCGTCGAGCGAGGCGGCGTGATCAAGGTGTGGGATCCCGCGCTCAAGGGTACGGTGCAGGCGGGGTACATCCCCGTCTCCACGTCGCTGGAAGACGGCCTGCTGGGCGTCACGCTCGATCCGTCGTTCGATGAAACGGGGTGGATCTACGTGTACTACTCCCCCGCCGGGGATGAACCGGTGCAGCACCTGTCGCGCCTGACGCTGACGCGCGAGAACACCATCGTCCCGGACAGCGAGCGGATTCTGCTGAAGGTGCCCACCCAGCGCGAGGAGTGCTGCCACAGCGGCGGGTCGCTGGCCTTCGGGCCGGACGGCACGCTTTACATTTCCACCGGCGACAACACCAACCCCTTTGCGTCCGACGGCTACGCCCCCATCGACACCCGCGACGGGCGCCACCCGTGGGACGCGCAGAAGTCGTCGGCCAACGCCAACGACCTGCGCGGCAAGATTCTGCGCATCCGCCCGCTTCCGGACGGCACGTACGAGATACCCGACGGCAACCTCTTTCCCAAGGACGGCTCGCAGGGGCGGCCCGAAATCTACGTGATGGGCTGCCGCAACCCGTTCCGCATTTCGATCGACCCTCGAACGGGCTTCCTGTACTGGGGTGATGTCGGCCCCGACGCCAGCGCCCCGCGCGCCCAGCGCGGTCCGGCGGGGCACGACGAATGGAACCAGGCCCGCGGGCCGGGCAACTTCGGCTGGCCGCACTTCGTGGGTCCGAACCTGGCGTATCACCAGTACGACTTCGCCACCAACGCGGTCGGCGAACCATTCGACCCGGCGCGGCCTGTCAACACCAGCCCGTTCAACACCGGACCGCAGGAACTGCCCCCGGCGGTTCCTGCATGGATCTGGTACACCTACGGCGAATCGGCCGAGTGGCCGGAACTGGGCGCGGGCGGGCGCTGCGCCATGGCGGGGCCGGTCTACCACTACAACCCGGATCGTGCCACCGAGGCGTCGCTCCCCGCCTCCTTCGACAACACGCTGTTCATCTATGAGTGGGCGCGCAACTGGATCATGGCGGTGCATCTGGATGACTCCGGAAACATCGTCAAGATGAACCGCTTCATGCCGGACACGCCCTTCATCCGTCCGCATGAACTGGAACTGGGGCCGGACGGCTGCCTCTACCTGATCGAGTGGGGCACCGGCTTCGGCGGCGGCAACGATGACGCGGTCATCTCCCGGCTCGAATACTGCCCCGGCGGACTGCGACCGCCCAGAGTCGAGGCGAGAGCCCTGCCCGCATCGGGTCAGACGCCGCTGACCGTGGCTTTCACGAGCAAGGGAAGCGCCGCACGGAACGAGGAATCGATCCTCCACTTCGCATGGGACTTCGATGGTGACGGAACGATCGACGCCACGTCGCCGAATCCAATGCACACGTACCAGACCGCGGGGAACTACCACGCGCGGCTGAAGGTGACCGACGCGTACGGACGAAGCGCCATCACCAACATCCCCGTGTCCGTCGGCAACACCGCGCCGCGAGTCGACATCGTCTGGCCGCCCAATGGGGGTGTCTTCACGTTCGGCGACGAGATCGAGTACGAGATTCAGGTCTCGGACCGCGAGGATCAGGCCATCGACACCTCGCGCCTCGTGGTGCAACCCGCCCTCGGGCATGACACGCACGCCCATCCCTTCGAGCAGCACCGTGCGACCACGGGCCGCTTTCAGACGCTCCTCGACGACGGCCACGGCGGAGACGCCGACCTCTTCCAGGTGCTCAGCGCGGCGTACACGGACGGCGGGGCGCCGGGCGTCAAGCCCATCACGTCGCGCGACACCGTGATCCTGCAGCCCCGCCGCAAGCAGGCCCAGTTCGCCGGCGCGCTGCATGGGGCGACAAAAGACACCTCCACCGACGCTCAGGGCGGCGGACAGGTCGTCGTCTTCAACGCGCCCGGCGCGGCGGCGGTGTACGAGCCGGTCAACTTCCACCGCGTCAACGCCATGAACCTGCGCGTGGCGGCCACGGGCGGCGGAGGCACGCTGGAGCTCCGTCTCGGTACGCGCGATGGCATGATGATCGCCGCCACCACCATCGCCTCGCAGGACATGATGCGGCTGACCAGGGGGCCGCACCCCATTCGCATCGAGCACTTCGAGAACGAAGGCGGCGCGGGGCTGATCCTGCGCATCGCGGGCGAGAACATGCCCAAGCAGGTCGTGCCCGAGGACATGTTCACCCACGATGAAACCCGGCAGCCGGGATTGCGCGTGGACTACTACGCGCTCGAGGCGGTCAGCGCGCTGCCGGACTTCACCCGGCTCAGACCCTACAGGAGCGAGATCGCGCCGTACGTGGATTTCCCCTCCACGGACGGTGAGTTCGCCGGGTCGGGCCTGAGCAACCGCGTCGGATCGGTGTTCACGGGCTTCATCAACATCCCCGCGGACGGGGCGTACCAGTTCTTCCTGGAATCCGACGACGGATCGCGCCTGACCATCAACGGCGAAACCATCATCACCAATGACGGCATCCACGCCATGGTCGAACGCTCCGGCGCGGAGAAGTGGATCGACGTGCGCGTGCCCATCGCCGACCCCGGCGGGTCGCATGCGCTATGGATCATCTTCCGTCCCGCGCGCGACGGTGCGGCGGTGAAACTCAACTGGATCGAGTTCGAGGGGGACGGCGTACGAGTGCGGTGA
- a CDS encoding FAD-dependent oxidoreductase, with amino-acid sequence MSRTTAFATVSRARRIAEFCERHNLPTRVGLEIAAQRAEAAAEARQAGVSPFSRRDFLRAGTIVAAAAGASWISAPARALTAGHPRRGRPRIAIIGGGLAGLVCADRLRAKGHAATIYEAADRLGGRCWSLRGFFPGQTAERGGEFIDTTHQTMRQYAVEFGLAREDVTRNPGEVFYFFGGQRHGEEAVVDEYRVLVRRMRPDLRASSGSPTFYSHNQADIVLDHTDLATYLATRGAGLPLIQAVLDEAYVAEYGLETHEQSCLNMLLFLHLDRRRRFAPFGVFSDERFHLVDGNDAIVQNIAARLPGPIETGMRLVGLRRNALGEFEMTFDGVGQPRVADAVVLTIPFTVLREVDLHPSLGLSAEKLHAINTLGYGTNAKTMIGFTARPWRDAGSNGSAYSDLPDVQTFWETNASRAAAGRAVLTDYAGGDRGRDLLSRSVQHQVSDSLIDLDVVFPGAQAAARVESGQYVAHREHWPSNPLARGGYTCYTPGQFTGLAGLEGEQAGPLKFAGEHADSFYDWQGFMEGACLSGARAAGEILADIRARRL; translated from the coding sequence ATGAGCCGGACCACCGCGTTCGCCACGGTATCGCGCGCCCGACGCATCGCCGAGTTCTGCGAGCGGCACAACCTGCCGACCCGCGTTGGATTGGAGATCGCCGCCCAGCGGGCCGAGGCCGCGGCGGAGGCCAGGCAAGCGGGCGTGTCGCCCTTCTCACGGCGTGACTTCCTGCGCGCGGGCACGATCGTCGCCGCGGCCGCCGGGGCCTCGTGGATCAGCGCACCCGCACGGGCTCTGACGGCGGGCCATCCCCGGCGCGGACGGCCGCGCATCGCCATCATCGGCGGCGGACTGGCCGGGCTGGTCTGCGCCGACCGACTGCGCGCCAAGGGGCACGCCGCGACCATCTACGAGGCCGCCGATCGCCTCGGCGGACGCTGCTGGTCGCTGCGGGGCTTCTTTCCCGGCCAGACCGCTGAGCGCGGCGGCGAGTTCATCGACACCACGCACCAGACCATGCGCCAGTACGCCGTGGAGTTCGGACTGGCGCGCGAGGACGTCACGCGCAACCCCGGCGAAGTCTTCTACTTCTTCGGCGGACAGCGCCACGGCGAGGAAGCGGTCGTCGATGAGTACCGCGTGCTGGTGCGCCGCATGCGCCCCGACCTGCGGGCCAGCTCCGGCTCGCCGACTTTCTACTCGCACAACCAGGCGGACATCGTGCTCGACCACACCGACCTGGCCACGTATCTCGCCACGCGCGGGGCGGGGCTGCCGCTCATTCAGGCCGTGCTCGACGAAGCGTACGTGGCGGAGTACGGACTGGAGACGCACGAGCAGTCGTGCCTGAACATGCTGCTGTTTCTGCATCTGGACCGTCGCCGCCGCTTTGCGCCGTTCGGCGTGTTCAGCGATGAACGGTTCCACCTCGTCGATGGCAACGACGCCATCGTGCAGAACATCGCGGCCCGACTGCCGGGGCCGATTGAGACGGGTATGCGCCTGGTCGGCCTGCGGCGCAACGCGCTGGGCGAGTTCGAGATGACCTTCGACGGGGTCGGTCAGCCGCGCGTCGCCGACGCGGTGGTGCTCACCATTCCCTTCACCGTGCTCCGCGAGGTGGACCTGCATCCGTCGCTGGGGCTTTCGGCGGAGAAACTCCACGCCATCAACACGCTGGGGTACGGCACGAACGCCAAGACCATGATCGGCTTCACCGCCCGTCCGTGGCGCGACGCAGGGAGCAACGGATCGGCCTACAGCGACCTGCCGGACGTGCAGACGTTCTGGGAGACGAACGCCAGCCGCGCAGCGGCTGGCCGGGCGGTGCTGACCGACTACGCGGGCGGCGACCGCGGGCGCGACCTGCTCTCGCGCTCCGTGCAGCACCAGGTGTCGGACTCGCTGATCGATCTGGACGTGGTCTTCCCCGGCGCGCAGGCGGCGGCCCGCGTCGAGTCCGGACAGTACGTGGCTCACCGTGAGCACTGGCCGAGCAACCCGCTGGCGCGGGGCGGCTACACCTGCTACACCCCCGGCCAGTTCACAGGGCTGGCGGGATTGGAAGGTGAGCAGGCCGGGCCGCTCAAGTTCGCGGGCGAGCACGCGGATTCGTTCTACGACTGGCAGGGCTTCATGGAAGGCGCGTGCCTGTCGGGAGCGCGGGCGGCGGGAGAGATCCTGGCGGACATCCGCGCACGGCGGTTGTAA
- a CDS encoding type II secretion system protein codes for MTFLTRRGETAVLSRSTDFVRPGTCIPASFSGPSACPAARGFTLIELIVVIGIVALLMGLLLPVLGTARVASMSAANLSNLRQIGMALVAYQNQHDGFFPMHSSSSDPNHPAYANPRTRWPDHLYKYTNDTQVFISPFLDENGMKTFGKVFAHTAGTDDVKRFGGYGYNYQYLGNSRFIPTFHANAVGQIKDAERTIVLADTAGSRGGVATNRPGAGSEGVYVIDPPLGSARGSATGAYYPGGTDEPNGDANTYIWRSFPAERANGHVGVLFIGGHARTMTLKDMDDSNRDGVKDNGLWNGLGDAGVR; via the coding sequence ATGACCTTTCTCACACGACGAGGAGAGACCGCCGTGCTCAGCCGCTCGACTGACTTCGTTCGCCCCGGCACCTGCATTCCAGCCAGTTTTTCCGGCCCTTCCGCTTGTCCCGCGGCTCGCGGTTTCACGCTCATCGAGCTGATCGTGGTCATCGGCATCGTTGCGCTGCTGATGGGCCTGTTGCTGCCCGTCCTTGGGACCGCGCGCGTCGCGTCGATGAGCGCCGCCAACCTCAGCAACCTGAGGCAGATCGGCATGGCGCTCGTCGCGTACCAGAACCAGCACGACGGCTTCTTCCCCATGCATTCCTCGTCGTCCGACCCCAACCACCCCGCCTACGCCAATCCGCGCACGCGCTGGCCCGATCACCTCTACAAGTACACCAACGACACCCAGGTCTTCATCAGCCCATTCCTCGATGAGAACGGAATGAAGACCTTCGGCAAGGTGTTCGCCCACACCGCCGGCACCGATGACGTGAAGCGCTTCGGCGGCTACGGATACAACTACCAGTACCTGGGCAACTCGCGTTTCATCCCGACGTTCCATGCCAACGCGGTTGGGCAGATCAAGGACGCCGAACGCACCATCGTCCTTGCCGACACCGCCGGGTCGCGGGGCGGCGTCGCCACGAACCGGCCCGGGGCCGGAAGCGAGGGGGTGTACGTGATCGATCCGCCGCTGGGCTCGGCGCGGGGCAGCGCCACCGGCGCGTATTACCCTGGGGGCACGGACGAGCCGAACGGTGACGCGAATACCTATATCTGGCGGTCGTTCCCCGCCGAACGCGCCAACGGCCATGTGGGGGTGCTCTTCATCGGCGGACACGCGCGGACCATGACGCTCAAGGACATGGATGATTCCAACCGTGACGGCGTGAAGGACAACGGACTGTGGAACGGGCTGGGAGACGCGGGCGTGCGGTGA
- a CDS encoding NAD(P)-dependent alcohol dehydrogenase, translated as MPTVTPAYAARSATSPLAPFSITRRDPGPRDVQMDILYCGVCHSDLHIARDEWKMTIYPVVPGHEIIGRVTRVGGEVKGFKPGDTVGVGCLVDSCRTCPSCRDGLENYCEGEMILTYNSPDKHGAGPVTYGGYSTGITVDERFVLRVSSKLDPAGAAPLLCAGITTYSPLRHWKVGKGKRVGIVGLGGLGHMGVKFAHAMGAQVALFTTSPGKAADAKRLGAHEVIISRDADAMAKQQGSFDFILNTVAAPHDLNPFVNALKRDGTMCLVGAPDHPHPPIEVMPLIFKRRRVVGSLIGGLKETQEMLDFCAQHGIVSDIETIPMQQINTAYERMLKSDVKYRFVIDMASLRA; from the coding sequence ATGCCCACCGTCACGCCCGCCTACGCCGCCCGGTCCGCCACGTCGCCGCTCGCGCCGTTCTCGATCACGCGGCGCGATCCCGGCCCGCGGGATGTGCAGATGGACATCCTCTACTGCGGCGTCTGCCACAGCGACCTGCACATCGCCCGCGACGAATGGAAGATGACGATCTACCCCGTGGTGCCGGGGCACGAGATCATCGGCCGCGTGACGCGCGTGGGCGGCGAGGTGAAGGGCTTCAAGCCGGGCGATACGGTGGGCGTGGGGTGCCTCGTCGATTCCTGCCGCACCTGCCCCAGTTGCCGCGACGGACTGGAGAACTACTGCGAAGGCGAGATGATCCTGACCTACAACTCGCCCGACAAGCACGGCGCGGGCCCGGTGACGTACGGCGGATACTCGACGGGCATCACGGTGGACGAGCGATTCGTACTGCGCGTGTCGAGCAAGTTGGACCCGGCGGGCGCCGCCCCGCTCCTCTGCGCGGGCATCACCACGTATTCTCCCTTGCGGCACTGGAAGGTGGGCAAGGGCAAGCGCGTGGGCATCGTGGGGCTGGGCGGGCTGGGCCACATGGGCGTCAAGTTCGCCCATGCGATGGGCGCGCAGGTGGCGCTCTTCACCACCTCGCCCGGCAAGGCGGCGGACGCGAAGCGGCTGGGCGCGCACGAAGTCATCATCTCGCGCGACGCGGACGCGATGGCCAAGCAGCAGGGTTCGTTCGACTTCATCCTCAACACCGTCGCCGCCCCGCACGACCTCAACCCGTTCGTGAACGCGCTCAAGCGCGACGGCACCATGTGCCTGGTGGGCGCGCCGGATCACCCGCATCCGCCCATCGAGGTGATGCCGCTCATCTTCAAGCGGCGCCGCGTGGTCGGCTCGCTCATCGGCGGGCTGAAGGAAACGCAGGAGATGCTCGATTTCTGCGCCCAGCACGGCATCGTCTCGGACATCGAGACCATCCCCATGCAGCAGATCAACACGGCCTACGAGCGCATGCTCAAGAGCGACGTGAAGTACCGCTTCGTGATCGATATGGCGTCGCTGCGGGCGTGA